TCTGCCCCTAAAGCCACCAAAACCAGCTCCTCGACCACCTTCATTCCTTGACTGTGGAGGGTGGTTGTCCCTCTTTATTCCAGAGGTATGAGTCAGATTTGCTGAAGGAGCTGAACCATCAacattgatttttgaaaatttggggTTATCATCCTCCAATCTAGCTTCAAAGCTGAGAAGTAAGGTTGAAGCATCCTGCACACTCCAAGTGTCAGTTCTAGCAGTAATCATAACAATAACTGGGTCATAATCATGACTTAGGCCTCCAAGGATATAGAGAATTTGATCCTCCTCCGGCACACTGCAACCCGAAGCAGCTAGTACATCACAGATGCCTTTAACTTTGTTGAGATAATCACTCATTGAAAGAGTGTCCTTTTTGATAGCCTGAAGTTGAGACTTGTGTTGCATTACAGAATGTCTTTCCAGCTGGGAATGATTTTGCCACGTTTCATACTAGAATCAGACGTGGCTTCCACATGGTTTGCATCCTCCTCAGCAAGATTATCATTTAGCATACACAGGTTAAcattattcgtggacggaccaaaatggaaaaacgagactcttattcgtggacggagggagtataattcaTTGTTGCggtgaaatttattttaaattgttgatGATGCCAATTCGTTTTTAGCAAGGAAGGAGAGGGAGACAAAAGACGATAATTgaattttaccaaaatttaCTTTATGTTGTTGTATCAACAGTTCAACACAAACTATATTGTTGTAAGTATTTCAAATCACTGGGTTAATCTCGCATATCGATTTTTCCAATCATACTGTCCAAATTTGATCTcgattattactccatataaaatGGTGATATCGCACCTAATACAACCCTATATACATTCACTTTTTCGATCATACGGTTCAAATTTGATCTTGGTTATGACATAAAAGGGGATATCGCACCTAATACAACCCTACATATATTGATCTCACATTGTTGACATTGTAAGTTGGCAACAAAAAGATTTAAAGTGAGAACATTTCCAAGCATCGCATGCGAAGTAGGAAAGATGCAAAATGGCAAGTGCCATATAGTTTCAACTTTTGCATAAAGAAGCTTGGAATACtgttaaaaaattcataaagatGTTATCCCAAATACTACTTGGCAATACCTCATCAATTCAAGCCTAAAAGTATAATCATGCAGTCAAACCAAAGATAATGAATAAATCATTATTGAAAAGATGTTATCTTATTAAGAAATcattcttaaaaataattcaaagttATTAGacctaattttgtttttgaattatatttaaatttaaaatcttttgACTTTGTCGCTATTTTCACTTTAAATGATTTACAAATCAATCATTATATTCTAGTCAAACCAGAACCAAATCAGCGCTTGACAATTCGGTCATACTAGAATATTTTCAAGTAATTGTGAcatttgtgttttttcttaTCTGATTGTGTTTTCAGTAATGAATTATTCTTATATACACAGagttttcaatattttcctATCTTCTAATTATTCTTATATACACAGTTTTCGATTTGGGATTGGTTCATAGCTAATATGGTTTAGGCTCTAGTCCATTTCATGCGAgcatgaaataaataaatagatattttctatattatgtATAAGGTCAACTTAGAATATGCTTATCTGAAGTATTTCGTCTTTACAAAACAGTgggaatatttaattagatgGTCCATACAATGATAGAATGTTGAATTGATATAGCTGTTCGATAAGGAATACTCATATTTCATGTGCGGGTATATTAAGTGTGtgcatattttcaaataagaataataagtGTTATGGATTAATTGTACTTAATTTTAGGTTTAGTAGTGTGCAAATTTAACATATGGTACTATatggtagtgataaaatgcaaactcatatattatacaaactctaaactTTTCAACAGtgtcaacacagtataaaatttcaatattttggtGTCAACACACAATGTCAACGTGGTGTCTAACTTTgtcactgtgttgatattttatgtttctgttattttgtcatttattgatattttttaacagtccagatcatagtttggagtttgtacaatatttagagtttatatttgatcacattcttagtactatatgtttaaattttgCGGGAATAAAGTTACTATAAATGAATCACGATTTTTTCCTAAATAGCCCACAAATAAAAGCATGAAATTACTAGCACATAAAGATGTGAATGATTTCTATATTCTGGAACCACTAAGATGCAACTGAATTatcaagaaagaaaagagtgaCAAAGATTTGAAGGAAAGTCAACTGATCACATAGCTGGCTTATTCACCCATGCACAATCCATTTAGAATCTCATCTCTGTCACCTTTTCCGATCTCcacatttttgtatatatatgggGGTATTCTTAGTGAGAAATTGTAAGAGGAAAACTTAAGAGATTATACAGGAAGAGAGGCCTTGTATGAAGATGAAGAGCCTTATTTGGTAGCCAAGGATGACTTGCCTAAATCTAATTTATGGCTTCTTAATTATCAAAAGTTAAGAgccctaattagggtttttagGCGTCATCCGAAGCTAGCCGAATAGGTTCTTATCTTTCATGTAAGACCTCATCTTTCATGTATGTAATCCTTTTTTTAAGATCATAAAATTGTCTTGTATATACGGTACAAAGTAGCAATTGGttgttttattctttaatttatgacttcttttttttgcaaaGCAATTGGTTCgttttattctttaaattcatgaaaattactatatatcaTGTTATCATGCTTTTGTTTGATTGATGCAATTTAGCCAGATTATTGACTTGGTCATAATCAACTAAGATGTCCACTTTTAGAGCAAAACTTACATGTTCATTGATGTGGaagaaatatatactccattttcaaataccgttttcaaaataattgcTCCATCTATCCTactgaaacatttttttcgcacttattttaagaaaatgatattaataaatagttaaagtgaagagaaagtAATGTAATATAAAAAGGACTCTCATCTatgttattatttcttttttcctttatttttttctattttaactatttattacatccaataacaaatttaatgcACAGGTAACTGAATCCACTTTTAGTGTATTTTGTTGTGAATAAATCACCTATAGATTAACATATTATGAGTATATTAGTCATGTCATTTCGTCCATTAATTAGCATTCATTGAGGATTGACCTTGTTTCACAAAGGGATAGAAATACTTAATCGAATTAACcaacaaatttaatacaaatttcccaaaataacaaaatctcGCCTAGCACCTAatgctttaatttattaaattaataaaattaatacaccAAGATCACGTAGAGAACTACTGGGCCATTCAGGCCCATAGTTACAGTATTGGGCTTGGTCCATTtcaaacgatataaaatagaaaatggacTTGATGCCGACCTGTCCGTACAAGTCTGACGACTGACAGTGAAATCTCCCTCAGAAAAACGAAGGAATACagtttgaaattgaagaaTCAATGGCGAACTATTTCACGTCTCCGATCGTGGCCGTCGCATGCGCGATCTCAATTCTTTGTTTAACTTTAGCGGAATCTGCAAATTCACCGTTTATCGTGGCTCATAAAAGAGTTTCTCGCACGAAGGTGAATTCGGATTTGGAGCGGTTATCCGTCTCCGTCGACATTTATAACGCTGGATCCGAGTAATCCCCTCTTCTCTCACTTGCCTTTCTTCTAAGAGTTTGTGTATGAACGTGcgctcattttttttttcaatttggtGATTGATTGCTGAAATTGCGCCTGTTTTAGCATTTCTTGTTGCTGATCCTTTTGTTATATACTCTGTAAATTTTCTAATCTTTGTTTGTTTATATGATGGATTTATAAGCTGCATTTTTATTGCtgttgaatttgtttttcttattttggtgAATCTAGATTCTAGACGACGTTAGTTTGCATTCGAAACTGTTATAAATGCTGTTGATAtaatgaaaaagaagagataaagatgttatcgaaaatcaaatcaatagtTGCTCTTATACTTTGTTtccaaaattcacaaaattaatctttGGCTAAGAGAATTCGGAAAAAAAGAATTGGATCTtgagaaaatcttatttatgcAAATCAATTGATCATGTTAagtcacttttaattttttatttacttctcaaatttcatcatttcgACATGGATTTTGGCAACCTGAATGTATTCCCTTACTCATTAATTGGTTTGAGGTGTATGTGTATCCTTTATGTTTACAATTTCGTCATAGCTCATTAGTTAGATGATGCAGTTTTGCTGCTTGACACTCCAAGAACAATGTCCAACCTAATAAAATCTCCAGTTGTTTTGTTTGTAAAGATTAGGGATATTTTGTTCTTACAATAACCAGAAATTTGTTGAGCCTTATGATGTACACCTGATTGAGACATTGAATCATCTAGAAAATAATAGGATGTGTAACATTGATGCAGACCTGCCTATGATGTTGCACTCTATGATGATAATTGGGCTGAAGAGGTTTTCGACACAGTCATTGGAAATACATCCAAGACTTGGGAAAAGCTTGATGTGTAAGTCTCTAACGTGTAGAACTTACTGCATATGTCAACAGTTTATTCgtcaaacttttctttttactgATTCGagggttgtttccattttatctCAGTGGTTCCCTTGTGTCTCATTCATTTGAATTGGAGTCGAAGGTGAAAACGGTGTACTATGGGACGCCTGCTTTGATCACTTACCGTGTTCCCACAAAGTCGAAACTACAGGTATGCTctcttcaaaattgaatttatcaGAAACAGTTCTTGTAAAGGTTTGTTTGATCTGATTATTTTTTACACAGGAAGCGTATTCAACTCCTATTCTACCATTGAGGATTCTATCTGAATCAGCTGCTGagaacaaatttcaaattgtaaTGAAgctttatttttcaatacacTATCGTTGGTGATTTCCTATGATACTAACTTGGTTTTTATCTTCTTATGTATCATCATCATTTTGGGATGTGCTAATGCTTTCAGGCAAAGGTAACAACTTTCTTTCCTCATACTAATTCAAATACATCTTGGAGGATTGTTGATATATGCCTATTAGACAAATTTTAGAAGCAATGTGCTCTCGAATACATTACACGGATATTGGTTTTACATGTCATGTGCTAAGCATATCTTTCTTGATAGTGAATATGTCGGCATTAGAGCTTTAAATTTTCTaccattttcataattttggaaaattgcAGCCTATACTTcaacatttccttcttttGATCTTGTTGTATCCATGTGTGCAGATGCTGTTGGCGAAATACGGTTCACTAATTTCAGTGGTGCTTATCGTCACCATTTTCGCGAACATCATCACATCTCCAACAAAAGCCAGTGctgggaggaagaagaaacacTGACTTGCCCACATTATATTCTGACTTTTTCAAAGGCACAGAATCTTTAGATCGGTTATACTTTTAAGAGGTATAGGGGTGGCCACATTGAGTTAGGGgtgatatttataaacaaGTAAATCTTAACATTTACGAATTTTTTCACCGGCAATATTGATCATTTGGTAAGACAAGAGATATTCATTGGTGTTGTGTTATATGCATGAAACTGAATCTTATTTACTTCTCCATCAGCTCGATCTGTTAtgttatggagtatatatataatggtgtactaagaaaaataattttaaattgtcaCATCAGTGCCATGTCAAAATTGATAGAACTTCAAtactagtaggagtactacttagtactgtaataaaaatataaattttttttaaaaaaagcaaTCGTCCAATAATAAGAACTGATTCGGGAAGTTTTGAATTACAACCGGCCCACTTCTTGTTTGTTTCGGCCCAAACCTTGGGAAGCAATTTATGCATATGGTCTCTTTccccttttttcatttttatgggCTAATCTTATAACCCCATGAAGAGAGAAATACCAAGCCATTAATTcgattcaaatataaaatgaatcatagtagtattaattttctcaaatttaaattcttaacGGCTCTTAAACTAATtgtatggagtattaaattctTGCTAACTATTTCTAGACTTCTCCAGAGatttagtttgttttctttttcatatttgaaaaACACATACTATATACGGAGtagttgtttttctttttaagatAGTACAATACAATACatgtatcatattttattaataaactaaatattataaacagtTACAGCAATTCGCACATGATTAGGTTAAAAGTTAACCtaattattgagaaaaataattacacaAAATCATGTGTTTTTGAATCCACAAATTGGCATTCATCTTAAAAGCCAATTTTGAAACATTCTActacaaactttgaaaataatcttataaatCACAAACTTTCAAAAGTGTTCAATTTTTCCACCTTGACCCGAATAGAAAAGTTTTAGCAGACTATGATCCTACAATAGGTAGCCGTAAAATCCATGTGACTTAGTctgaattataaataaaacgaAATCGTTTCAACGCCCtaatttttgaattcaatGTTGAATAATATGTGTCATAAAATATGCCTCGTATAtctttttgtgatttttaatactattttcatagcttttgaaaaatatccgaattaataaaaatctcaatatttaaaactattaagCCTCTGTCAATGCAATTGAAAAGTAGTATAGATTATTCAGAGGAAGAACAATCTATGATTTTGAATActttaaacataaataaaaagaaaaagaatccaaaattgactaaaaaatagtagtatcaGAAAATGGGTAAACCCAAAACCagaaaaaataggaaatttagaaaatgagtGCAAAAGAGGTAAGGTCAGAACCGATCTCCTCACAAtacttttctctttccattgAGATCTCATCCAAAAGGGGACTCCGATCCTCTTCTCCTTTCCACGCCGCGGGACCagatcgccgccgccgcggaTTGCAAGATGATCACAATCCCTTACATCACCGCCCTTACCACATACTTCAGCTACGGCCTCCTCTTCGCATTCGGCCAGCTCCGCGATTTCTTCCGCAAAATTTTCGACTGGTGGTCTAAGAGCAGCCTTCAGGTATTCCTACTCTACACTCAACCATTTCAGCGATTTGTATTGTATGCATCAAATACATGTTTCTCTCTCGGATATGACGTGTCCTTCCTGGATTTTGATTGTGGAAGGGCTACGCGCCAATCTGCTTGGGGCTTGAGGACTTCTATGTTCGGAGATTGTATCTACGGATTCAGGTTCTCTCCACATGTCTCTCTGTGTCTGTGTATTATGTACTAGTATCTGAAATTAGAATCAggattaattttctatttggtTTTTGGTGATCTATAGTGACACACATCTTGACCTTGTGAGTAATGCTACTTCTACAgggtttttgtttttactttcaCTTTGGCTtagatatttctatttctcttaAATGCAAATGCCTTGTCCGAACTAGATTTTGACGTTCTCCTTCAATGGAGAATGCTAGAATGTTTCATTGCAAACCGGTGAAAAATAAGAGTAGAGTCTATATGAAGTGTAAACTAGTAACAAGGTTAATAGTACATGACAGTTTATCTCCATCAATTGGAGTTGATATTCGCAAAAAAAACGATTTTGTTATTGGTGTAGAATATGAATGTTTTTAAGACATCATCAGAAGTTCAAAGCAGTGGTAATATTCTTG
The nucleotide sequence above comes from Salvia hispanica cultivar TCC Black 2014 chromosome 5, UniMelb_Shisp_WGS_1.0, whole genome shotgun sequence. Encoded proteins:
- the LOC125190468 gene encoding translocon-associated protein subunit beta-like; protein product: MANYFTSPIVAVACAISILCLTLAESANSPFIVAHKRVSRTKVNSDLERLSVSVDIYNAGSEPAYDVALYDDNWAEEVFDTVIGNTSKTWEKLDVGSLVSHSFELESKVKTVYYGTPALITYRVPTKSKLQEAYSTPILPLRILSESAAENKFQIAKMLLAKYGSLISVVLIVTIFANIITSPTKASAGRKKKH